The Pseudarthrobacter sp. NS4 genome includes a window with the following:
- a CDS encoding esterase/lipase family protein → MSETGIPARISPLQKAVWWAQDYIYAAVCQVQGMLSRVQPGSFHKGHLSPVLIIPGVYENWQFMMPLIRSLHDAGHPVHVVTVLQRNKLDVPVAARLVAQHLEEAGLRDAAIVAHSKGGLIGKYAMLNLDPEQRISRMITVCTPFSGSRYAKYMLLPTLRVFSPRNALTLQLAREETINSRITSIYGPFDPHIPEGSVLPGATNIGLPTPGHFRILGDPETARIIVEQLTPRES, encoded by the coding sequence ATGAGTGAAACGGGGATCCCCGCTCGGATCAGTCCGCTGCAGAAGGCTGTGTGGTGGGCACAGGACTATATCTACGCTGCGGTCTGCCAGGTCCAGGGCATGCTGTCCCGGGTGCAGCCGGGCTCCTTCCACAAGGGGCACCTCAGTCCGGTGTTGATCATTCCCGGCGTGTACGAAAACTGGCAGTTCATGATGCCGCTCATCCGGTCACTCCACGACGCCGGCCACCCCGTCCACGTGGTCACGGTCCTGCAGCGGAACAAACTGGACGTTCCTGTGGCCGCCCGGCTGGTGGCGCAGCACCTGGAAGAGGCCGGGCTGCGGGACGCCGCGATTGTCGCGCACAGCAAGGGCGGGCTGATCGGCAAGTACGCGATGCTGAACCTGGACCCGGAGCAGCGGATCTCGCGGATGATCACGGTCTGCACGCCGTTCTCCGGGTCGCGCTATGCGAAGTACATGCTGCTGCCAACCCTGCGGGTCTTCTCGCCCCGCAACGCCCTGACCCTCCAATTGGCCCGTGAGGAAACCATCAACAGCAGGATCACCTCCATCTACGGCCCGTTCGACCCGCACATTCCGGAGGGCAGCGTCCTGCCGGGAGCCACCAACATCGGGCTGCCCACGCCCGGGCACTTCCGGATCCTGGGCGATCCGGAAACGGCCCGCATCATTGTGGAGCAGCTCACCCCCAGAGAATCGTGA
- a CDS encoding phosphatase PAP2 family protein, producing MALSPQTKTRTTARPAPGSGFLFLLATLACVAGLMATYYYFVQTTTGQFIDESALVEAVELHGPAGKASTRFLDLLPTISLVMAAVVVLFVTVIRKRWTEAGIAVAACIGANVATQVLKALLPARPDKGVITLELNSLPSGHTALAASAAAAVFLMASPRWRPMAGFVGGTFAIASGVSTLINQWHRPADVVAAFLLVGAFMIPAGWLIIRRGSWNAWDGFGGHIGSARIWLTLPVVIGLASATVAVYSLIRLAPSPWQETSTTNYFWAGISLIVIAGYLATVATTSLFAYAARGRGPSNR from the coding sequence ATGGCACTTTCACCGCAGACGAAGACCAGGACCACAGCTCGACCCGCTCCCGGCTCGGGTTTCCTGTTCCTGCTTGCCACGCTGGCGTGTGTTGCAGGGTTGATGGCCACGTACTACTACTTTGTGCAGACCACCACAGGCCAGTTCATTGATGAGTCGGCCCTGGTGGAAGCCGTGGAGCTGCACGGACCGGCAGGCAAGGCGAGCACCAGGTTCCTGGACCTGCTGCCCACCATCTCCCTGGTGATGGCCGCCGTCGTGGTGCTGTTTGTCACTGTGATCCGGAAGCGCTGGACCGAGGCCGGGATCGCGGTGGCGGCCTGCATCGGCGCGAATGTGGCAACGCAGGTGTTGAAGGCCCTGCTTCCGGCCCGTCCGGACAAGGGAGTGATCACGCTGGAGCTGAACTCGCTGCCGTCGGGGCACACCGCCCTGGCGGCGTCGGCGGCGGCTGCGGTGTTCCTCATGGCGTCACCGCGCTGGCGCCCGATGGCCGGATTTGTGGGCGGCACGTTCGCCATCGCCTCCGGGGTATCCACCCTGATTAACCAGTGGCACCGCCCGGCTGACGTGGTGGCGGCGTTCCTGCTGGTGGGTGCCTTCATGATTCCCGCCGGCTGGCTTATTATCCGGCGCGGGTCCTGGAATGCCTGGGACGGATTCGGCGGGCATATCGGGTCCGCCCGGATCTGGCTGACGCTGCCGGTGGTGATCGGGCTGGCCTCGGCAACCGTGGCCGTGTATTCGCTGATCCGCCTGGCGCCCAGTCCATGGCAGGAAACCAGCACTACCAACTATTTCTGGGCCGGGATTTCGCTGATCGTGATTGCCGGCTACCTGGCCACCGTAGCCACCACCTCGCTGTTCGCCTACGCCGCGCGCGGCCGGGGCCCGTCGAACCGCTGA
- a CDS encoding lipid II:glycine glycyltransferase FemX, which yields MDHFLQSQTWADFKASLGRRVHQQSGPGWRFLAVEEKNPAGKVLYAPYGPVATSPEAFDAALAALVKAARSCGAVFVRIEPVSAGLELPSAAAELRRRGLQPAPVNQQPELSRVIDLEGDFEDVLAAMKPVNRNLYRNIHKKGVTFRTSQDPGDIRILLNFLHMAARRNGFKPQSDEYLTQVAASLMPAGAATLFVAELHGDPIAAALVYDSADTRTYAHAALDDSHRKLSAGIPLVVTLIADAKTRGLKHVDLWGVAPSDQPDHKWAGFTAFKNSFGGREVSYPGTWDLPVKKFRYRAYRLARKLRTKLLPTPSA from the coding sequence TTGGACCACTTCCTGCAGAGTCAAACCTGGGCAGACTTCAAGGCTTCTCTCGGCCGCAGGGTCCACCAGCAGTCAGGTCCGGGGTGGAGGTTCCTGGCCGTGGAGGAAAAGAACCCCGCAGGAAAGGTGCTGTATGCACCATACGGCCCGGTCGCAACTTCCCCTGAAGCGTTCGACGCCGCCCTGGCGGCCCTCGTTAAGGCCGCACGGTCCTGCGGTGCTGTCTTTGTCCGGATCGAACCTGTCTCCGCCGGGCTGGAGCTGCCGTCTGCCGCAGCGGAACTCCGGCGCCGCGGCCTGCAGCCCGCACCTGTGAATCAGCAGCCTGAGCTGAGCCGGGTGATTGACCTGGAGGGCGACTTCGAGGACGTTTTGGCGGCGATGAAGCCCGTAAACCGGAACCTCTATCGGAATATTCACAAAAAGGGCGTCACCTTCCGCACCTCGCAGGATCCCGGTGACATCCGGATTCTGCTCAACTTCCTTCACATGGCCGCCAGGCGTAACGGTTTCAAGCCCCAGAGCGACGAATACCTCACTCAAGTAGCAGCTTCGCTGATGCCGGCCGGCGCTGCCACGCTTTTTGTCGCGGAGCTGCACGGCGACCCTATAGCGGCAGCGCTTGTCTACGATTCAGCAGACACCCGCACGTATGCCCACGCAGCCCTTGACGACTCACACCGGAAGCTCAGCGCAGGGATCCCGCTCGTGGTAACCCTGATCGCGGATGCGAAGACACGTGGCCTCAAACATGTGGATCTCTGGGGTGTTGCGCCGTCGGACCAACCGGATCATAAATGGGCCGGCTTCACGGCGTTCAAAAATTCCTTTGGCGGCCGGGAGGTATCGTATCCCGGCACTTGGGACCTGCCGGTCAAGAAGTTCCGATACAGGGCCTACCGGCTCGCGCGCAAGCTCCGGACCAAGCTCCTCCCCACTCCTTCGGCTTGA
- a CDS encoding gamma-glutamyl-gamma-aminobutyrate hydrolase family protein — METTDAAVKPIIGLSTYLEQAGTAGCGTVSAAFLPETYLIPIIAAGGVPTLLPPQPVAAGVIEALVGRLDGLLIPGGWDVDPALYGQEAHAETDEPRPERDAWEQALIREALRQDVPLLCICRGEQLLNVTLGGTLHQHLPEVVGNGQYQLGGYAFNQIPVEVRPDSQLARLIGSDTQIVPVAHHQAVDKLGEGLVAAAWSEDQVVEAIEYPANSFALGIQWHPEELPEDFGLFRGFIEAARGKYLSRLLPATPSSVASASMATSGATAAISIEPGAF; from the coding sequence TTGGAAACAACCGACGCTGCCGTGAAGCCCATCATCGGCCTCAGCACTTACCTTGAGCAGGCCGGTACCGCGGGCTGCGGCACCGTCAGCGCGGCGTTCCTTCCCGAGACGTACCTGATCCCCATCATCGCCGCAGGCGGCGTCCCCACGCTCCTGCCGCCCCAGCCCGTCGCGGCCGGTGTGATCGAAGCCCTGGTGGGCAGGCTGGACGGTCTCCTGATTCCCGGCGGCTGGGATGTGGACCCCGCCCTCTACGGCCAGGAAGCCCATGCGGAAACCGACGAGCCCCGGCCGGAACGTGACGCCTGGGAACAGGCCCTGATCCGTGAGGCGCTCCGCCAGGACGTGCCCCTGCTGTGCATCTGCCGCGGGGAACAGTTGCTGAACGTCACGCTGGGCGGCACCCTCCACCAGCATCTGCCCGAGGTGGTGGGAAACGGGCAGTACCAGCTGGGCGGCTACGCCTTCAACCAGATACCCGTTGAAGTGCGCCCCGACTCGCAGCTTGCCCGTTTGATCGGCTCGGACACCCAGATTGTTCCCGTTGCCCACCACCAGGCAGTGGACAAGCTCGGCGAGGGCCTGGTAGCCGCCGCCTGGAGCGAGGATCAGGTGGTGGAAGCCATCGAATACCCGGCCAACAGCTTTGCCCTCGGCATCCAGTGGCACCCGGAGGAACTTCCCGAGGACTTCGGCCTGTTCCGCGGGTTCATTGAAGCAGCCCGCGGAAAGTACCTGTCCCGCCTGCTGCCGGCCACGCCGTCGTCGGTCGCCTCCGCATCAATGGCGACGTCCGGGGCCACGGCGGCGATCTCCATCGAGCCCGGCGCTTTCTGA
- a CDS encoding LssY C-terminal domain-containing protein — translation MNPVPDPGAQYDGGRPAPHEPDHSRIENTAERRQSRWATVLAVLQRLLYLLVTIAVGWAVYFFLLSRLSRGPEQAWVFLPVWLVLAYALLPRIHKILSSLYIPDYFIGRARTGDGVLGDPVNLAVVGTEEELRRAMRSAGWVEADPISLATAWRTLTSTVLGRSYPAAPVSSLYVFGNKQDLAFQREIDGNPRKRHHVRFWKCPAGWMLPGGLSVDWVGAGTYDRSVGLSLFTFQITHKIADRTDEERDFIIETLRAANAVESVHIILNYSSGYHHRNGGGDAIRTDGHLPIIDLYEPGRPGSSAVGPSPS, via the coding sequence GTGAACCCCGTTCCTGATCCCGGCGCACAGTACGACGGCGGCCGGCCCGCTCCGCACGAGCCGGACCACTCGCGCATCGAGAACACCGCGGAGCGGCGGCAGAGCCGGTGGGCCACTGTGCTGGCGGTGTTGCAAAGGCTGCTCTATCTGCTGGTGACCATCGCCGTGGGCTGGGCGGTGTACTTCTTCCTGCTGTCCCGCCTGTCGCGCGGACCCGAGCAGGCCTGGGTGTTCCTGCCGGTATGGCTGGTCCTTGCCTACGCCCTGCTGCCACGCATACACAAGATTCTGAGCAGCCTCTACATCCCGGACTACTTCATCGGCAGGGCCAGGACGGGCGACGGCGTGCTGGGCGATCCCGTGAACCTGGCAGTGGTGGGAACGGAAGAAGAGCTGAGGCGGGCGATGCGTTCGGCCGGCTGGGTGGAGGCCGACCCCATTTCCCTGGCCACGGCCTGGCGAACGTTGACGTCCACTGTGCTGGGAAGAAGCTACCCGGCGGCGCCGGTGAGCTCGCTCTACGTTTTCGGAAACAAGCAGGACCTGGCCTTCCAGCGTGAAATCGACGGAAACCCGCGCAAGCGGCACCATGTCCGGTTCTGGAAATGCCCTGCGGGATGGATGCTGCCCGGCGGCCTCTCGGTGGACTGGGTGGGTGCCGGCACCTATGACAGGAGCGTCGGCCTGTCCCTCTTCACGTTCCAGATCACCCACAAAATCGCTGACCGCACGGACGAGGAACGCGACTTCATCATCGAAACGCTCCGCGCAGCCAACGCCGTGGAGTCAGTGCACATCATCCTCAATTACTCCAGCGGCTACCACCACCGCAACGGCGGCGGCGACGCGATCCGCACCGACGGCCACCTCCCGATCATCGACCTGTACGAACCGGGGCGGCCGGGGAGCTCCGCAGTGGGTCCTAGTCCGAGTTGA
- a CDS encoding o-succinylbenzoate synthase: MSSRPAVPAAGAPAAGLPDLDELLASAHVVSLPMRVKFRGIMERESLLLRGPAGWGEFCPFPEYGDAEASRWLAAAIEAAWSGFPEPLRPAVPVNATVPAVPADRVPEVLARFGRVDAVKVKVAEQGQSLDDDAARLNAVRSAMPDAAIRVDANGGWDVPAAVEALTRLSAVGLEYAEQPVPTIEGLAEVRRALRAAGTPVLIAADESVRKESDPLRVARAGAADLIVVKVAPLGGVRRALDIVAEAGLPAVVSSALDTSVGIRAGLALAASLPGLPYACGLGTVSLFESDITLDPLVADDGAIRLRDVTADAGLLERYAASAERRDWWLARLSRVHALLAP; encoded by the coding sequence ATGTCTTCCCGCCCCGCTGTCCCCGCCGCTGGTGCTCCTGCCGCCGGCCTCCCTGACCTGGACGAACTGCTCGCATCCGCGCATGTGGTCAGCCTTCCCATGCGGGTTAAGTTCCGGGGGATCATGGAGCGCGAATCCCTGCTGCTCCGCGGCCCGGCCGGCTGGGGCGAGTTCTGCCCGTTTCCCGAGTACGGTGACGCCGAGGCCTCCCGCTGGCTTGCCGCCGCTATCGAAGCAGCCTGGTCCGGCTTTCCTGAGCCCCTGCGTCCAGCGGTTCCGGTCAACGCCACCGTCCCCGCCGTGCCTGCGGACCGGGTGCCGGAGGTCCTGGCCCGCTTCGGCCGGGTGGATGCCGTGAAGGTCAAGGTCGCGGAGCAGGGCCAGAGCCTCGACGACGACGCCGCCCGCCTCAATGCCGTCCGTTCCGCCATGCCGGATGCCGCCATCCGGGTGGACGCCAACGGCGGCTGGGATGTACCGGCCGCGGTTGAGGCGCTCACCCGGCTGTCCGCCGTCGGGCTGGAATACGCGGAGCAGCCCGTACCCACCATTGAAGGACTGGCCGAGGTGCGGCGGGCGCTGCGGGCAGCCGGCACTCCGGTCCTGATAGCGGCGGACGAAAGTGTCCGCAAGGAATCCGACCCCCTTCGGGTGGCGCGGGCCGGCGCGGCAGACCTCATCGTGGTCAAGGTCGCACCGCTTGGGGGAGTGCGGCGCGCACTGGACATCGTGGCGGAGGCCGGGCTGCCCGCCGTCGTCAGCTCCGCGCTGGACACTTCCGTGGGCATCCGGGCGGGCCTGGCACTTGCGGCTTCCCTGCCCGGGCTGCCGTATGCGTGCGGGTTGGGGACGGTGTCCCTGTTCGAGTCGGACATCACCCTGGACCCCCTGGTGGCCGACGACGGCGCCATCCGCCTCCGCGACGTCACTGCCGACGCCGGGCTGCTTGAGAGGTACGCCGCGTCAGCGGAACGCCGGGACTGGTGGCTGGCCCGGCTCAGCCGCGTCCATGCACTGCTGGCCCCCTGA
- a CDS encoding MFS transporter has protein sequence MTSPDDPQPFSLRGIAVAAFGPTLLFGIGQGAILPVVALTARDLGASVAVAALVFTLIGLGSWFFNLPASLVTLKFGERWSIVGAAVAAGLALAAAGLTSLVPAGLWLLAVAMTVVGMSGAVFGLARQKYLTEAVPVEFRARALSTLGGVNRIGVFIGPFLGAAVMQFSGISGAYWVGVVAMAAAALLSLTIPDLAVLPAPDGGHKGPEPTLRSVAVSHSGVFLSLGVGILLLSALRSSRQVVIPLWADHLGMDAASASLIYGLSGAIDMLVFYPAGKLMDRKGRHFVAVPSTLLMGAALLLIPLTGSFAGLLLASLLIGFGNGISSGLVMTLGADFSPDRGRGQFLGLWRFMADAGSTGGPLLLAGVTALATLGAGVSATGVLGFAAAAVFAVVIPRLKHRRNY, from the coding sequence ATGACTTCCCCGGATGACCCCCAGCCCTTCAGCCTGCGTGGCATCGCCGTGGCTGCTTTCGGCCCCACGCTGCTCTTTGGAATCGGGCAGGGCGCCATCCTTCCGGTGGTGGCGCTGACCGCCCGCGACCTCGGTGCCTCAGTGGCCGTCGCGGCACTCGTCTTCACACTGATCGGGCTTGGATCCTGGTTCTTCAACCTGCCCGCATCCCTGGTGACCCTCAAGTTCGGTGAGCGCTGGTCCATCGTGGGTGCCGCCGTCGCCGCCGGCCTCGCACTCGCCGCAGCAGGTCTGACCTCTCTGGTCCCCGCTGGACTGTGGTTGCTCGCGGTGGCGATGACCGTCGTCGGAATGTCTGGCGCCGTGTTCGGCCTGGCCCGGCAGAAGTACCTCACCGAAGCGGTGCCCGTGGAGTTCCGCGCCCGGGCACTGTCCACGCTGGGCGGCGTGAACCGCATTGGTGTGTTTATCGGCCCATTCCTGGGCGCGGCTGTGATGCAGTTCTCCGGCATCAGTGGCGCCTACTGGGTGGGCGTAGTGGCCATGGCGGCCGCCGCCCTGCTGTCCCTCACCATCCCGGACCTGGCTGTTTTGCCAGCGCCCGACGGCGGCCACAAGGGTCCCGAGCCCACGCTCCGGAGCGTCGCGGTGTCCCACTCCGGCGTGTTCCTCAGCCTCGGCGTGGGCATCCTGCTGCTCAGCGCCCTCCGCTCCTCGCGGCAGGTGGTCATCCCGCTGTGGGCGGACCACCTGGGCATGGACGCCGCCTCCGCCTCGCTGATCTACGGACTTTCAGGCGCAATCGACATGCTGGTGTTCTATCCCGCCGGCAAGCTTATGGACCGCAAGGGCCGGCACTTTGTTGCCGTTCCCTCCACGCTTCTCATGGGCGCGGCCCTGCTGCTCATTCCGTTGACCGGATCCTTTGCGGGGCTGCTGCTGGCGTCGCTGCTGATCGGCTTCGGAAACGGAATCAGCTCCGGGTTGGTGATGACACTGGGAGCGGACTTCTCGCCCGACCGCGGCCGGGGCCAGTTCCTGGGGCTGTGGCGGTTCATGGCCGATGCCGGGTCCACCGGCGGGCCCTTGCTCCTCGCCGGCGTGACAGCCCTTGCCACCCTTGGCGCGGGGGTCTCAGCCACAGGCGTACTGGGGTTCGCCGCGGCGGCTGTGTTCGCCGTCGTCATTCCGCGGCTGAAGCACCGGCGGAACTACTGA
- a CDS encoding N-acetylglutaminylglutamine amidotransferase, with the protein MCGIAGEAAFNGGTASREPVLKMMGAMTSRGPDGRGTWDGAGWVALGHQRLSIIDLSSTGAQPMLDEGLAVTFNGCIYNYKELRRELEPEFTFRTTSDTEVILKAYRKWGDGFVHHLVGMFAIALYDPQRQEMLLVRDRLGIKPLYVATLPGKLRFASTLPALVASGGVDTGIDEAALHHYLSWHSIVPAPRTILRGIQKLPAATIRTVRADGTWHDSEYWRPDYTRRAQHSGWSPREWQDAIRDALRTAVRRRMVADVPVGVLLSGGLDSSLLVALLAEEGQRGLSTFSIGFDGVGGDAGNEFAYSDLVAREFGTRHERLHISTSEFAPSIDAAVGAMSEPMASHDVTAFHVLSKTVAEHLKVVQCGQGADEVFAGYRYHQPLAGVGRQDALSAFSKSFADHTHEDLVGILEPEWFCGSDVSSQVLAANLDAPGADTALDAVLRLDTHLLMVDDPVKRLDNMSMAWGIEARVPFLDHELVELAASCPPGLKASQGGKGILKDLGRQLLPSAIIDRPKGYFPVPALRHLEEPFTSMVRDALHAPEAKQRGLFRPAYIDKLLADPNTRRTPVNSNVLWQFALLEMWLQRHRVG; encoded by the coding sequence ATGTGCGGAATAGCAGGCGAAGCCGCCTTTAACGGAGGGACAGCCTCCCGGGAACCGGTCCTTAAAATGATGGGGGCCATGACCTCCCGCGGACCTGACGGAAGGGGAACGTGGGACGGCGCCGGCTGGGTCGCACTGGGGCACCAGCGGCTCAGCATCATCGACCTCTCCTCCACGGGGGCCCAGCCCATGCTGGATGAAGGCCTGGCCGTTACCTTCAACGGCTGCATCTACAACTACAAGGAACTGCGCCGGGAACTGGAGCCTGAGTTCACCTTCCGGACCACCAGCGACACCGAGGTGATCCTCAAGGCCTACCGGAAATGGGGAGACGGCTTTGTCCACCACCTGGTGGGGATGTTCGCCATCGCGCTGTACGATCCGCAGCGGCAGGAGATGCTCCTGGTCCGCGACCGGCTGGGAATCAAGCCGCTGTACGTAGCCACACTGCCGGGAAAGCTGCGCTTTGCATCCACCCTGCCCGCGCTCGTGGCGTCCGGTGGTGTGGACACCGGCATCGATGAAGCGGCGCTGCACCACTACCTCAGCTGGCACTCGATCGTTCCGGCGCCGCGTACCATCCTCCGCGGAATCCAGAAGCTGCCGGCAGCCACCATCCGTACCGTCCGCGCAGATGGAACCTGGCATGACAGCGAGTACTGGCGCCCGGACTACACCCGCCGCGCACAGCACTCCGGGTGGTCGCCGCGGGAGTGGCAGGATGCCATCCGCGATGCCCTGCGGACAGCAGTACGACGGCGGATGGTCGCCGACGTGCCGGTAGGCGTCCTTCTCTCCGGGGGCCTGGATTCGAGCCTCCTGGTTGCCCTGCTGGCTGAGGAAGGCCAGCGCGGTTTGTCCACCTTCAGCATCGGATTCGACGGCGTCGGCGGGGACGCCGGCAACGAGTTCGCCTACTCTGACCTCGTGGCACGGGAGTTCGGCACCCGGCATGAACGGCTCCACATCAGCACGTCCGAATTCGCGCCCTCCATTGACGCTGCCGTAGGTGCGATGTCCGAGCCGATGGCGAGCCACGACGTGACCGCTTTCCACGTGCTGTCCAAAACCGTGGCGGAGCACCTGAAGGTGGTGCAGTGCGGGCAGGGCGCCGATGAAGTCTTCGCCGGATACCGGTATCACCAGCCCCTTGCCGGTGTGGGCCGCCAGGACGCCCTTTCGGCGTTCTCGAAATCCTTTGCGGACCACACCCACGAGGACCTGGTGGGGATCCTCGAACCCGAATGGTTCTGCGGATCCGATGTGAGCAGCCAGGTGCTCGCCGCCAACCTGGACGCGCCCGGAGCCGACACCGCCCTGGACGCCGTCCTGCGCCTGGACACCCACCTGCTCATGGTGGACGATCCCGTGAAACGGCTGGACAACATGTCCATGGCATGGGGGATTGAGGCGCGTGTTCCGTTCCTGGACCATGAACTGGTGGAGCTGGCGGCGTCCTGCCCGCCCGGCCTCAAGGCCTCGCAGGGCGGGAAGGGGATCCTGAAGGACCTGGGCCGGCAGCTGCTGCCATCCGCCATCATCGACCGGCCCAAGGGATACTTCCCGGTCCCGGCGCTCCGGCACCTGGAGGAACCGTTCACCTCGATGGTCCGTGATGCCCTTCACGCACCCGAGGCCAAGCAGCGCGGGCTGTTCCGGCCCGCGTACATCGATAAACTGCTTGCGGATCCCAATACCCGGCGGACTCCCGTGAACAGCAACGTCCTGTGGCAGTTCGCCCTGCTGGAGATGTGGCTACAGCGCCACAGGGTGGGCTGA
- a CDS encoding glutamate--cysteine ligase translates to MIRRLGVEEEFLIVDSVDGHPVALGDVLERLSDYPGLTSEMKQEQIETCTLPRISLRELAQDITAGRKSADAAARLVGARAVALATSPMPVTSTVAPGERCDRLMRRFGLTAVEQLTCGCHVHVEIGSDEEGVAVLDRIRIWLPVLQAISANSPYWNGVDSAYASYRAQAWNRWPTTGPAEIYGSAAGYYSEIEQVLGSGVPLDKANLYFDSRLSHKHPTVEVRVADVCLFADDTVLLAALVRALVETAARQWCDGVPPVPASASRLRLAAWQASRYGLDGELADPVTGKPRPASEVVAALLDHLRPVLEEHGELGTVEFLLFQVMTRGTGAARQREAHARTGSLRGVIADAVHSSNLPVAPLVDVKDAPLISTEQSQ, encoded by the coding sequence ATGATACGCCGGCTGGGTGTCGAAGAAGAATTCCTGATTGTTGACAGCGTTGACGGGCATCCCGTCGCATTGGGTGACGTGCTGGAACGCCTCAGTGACTATCCGGGCCTCACCAGCGAGATGAAGCAGGAACAGATCGAAACCTGCACCCTTCCCCGCATCAGCCTCCGCGAACTGGCCCAGGACATCACCGCCGGGCGCAAGAGTGCCGACGCCGCGGCCAGGCTTGTTGGAGCGCGTGCCGTTGCCCTGGCAACCTCCCCGATGCCCGTAACCTCCACGGTGGCCCCCGGTGAGCGGTGCGACCGGCTGATGCGGAGGTTCGGGCTGACTGCCGTGGAGCAGCTGACGTGCGGCTGCCACGTGCACGTGGAGATCGGGTCGGACGAGGAAGGAGTGGCCGTCCTGGACCGCATCCGGATCTGGCTGCCCGTCCTGCAGGCAATCAGCGCCAATTCGCCGTACTGGAACGGCGTGGACTCGGCGTACGCGAGTTACCGGGCCCAGGCCTGGAACCGCTGGCCCACCACCGGACCGGCCGAAATCTACGGTTCGGCCGCCGGGTATTACAGCGAGATCGAGCAGGTCCTTGGTTCCGGCGTTCCGCTGGACAAAGCAAACCTCTACTTCGACTCCCGGCTGAGCCACAAACATCCGACGGTTGAGGTGCGGGTGGCCGACGTGTGCCTGTTCGCCGACGACACCGTCCTTCTTGCCGCCCTGGTGCGCGCGTTGGTGGAGACGGCGGCACGCCAGTGGTGCGACGGCGTGCCGCCGGTTCCGGCATCGGCTTCCCGGCTGAGGCTGGCCGCCTGGCAGGCAAGCCGCTATGGGCTGGATGGCGAACTGGCGGACCCCGTAACCGGAAAGCCCCGGCCCGCCTCGGAAGTGGTTGCTGCACTGCTGGACCATCTGCGGCCGGTGCTTGAGGAACACGGCGAGCTGGGCACGGTGGAGTTCCTGCTCTTCCAGGTCATGACCCGGGGGACCGGCGCCGCACGGCAGCGCGAAGCCCATGCCAGAACGGGGAGTCTTCGCGGAGTCATCGCCGACGCCGTGCACAGCAGCAACCTGCCGGTTGCACCGCTGGTGGACGTGAAAGATGCGCCGCTGATATCCACAGAGCAGTCGCAATGA